The following are encoded in a window of Mycobacterium sp. ELW1 genomic DNA:
- a CDS encoding cupin domain-containing protein encodes MTKNHDPQWENALTVVQDVHPPFIPEGADVMTVVIEYPPGSPGAPPHRHPSGPAFGYMLEGEMLFELEGEPPRVIRAGEAFWEPGGDVIHYSDANNRDDVKSRFVVTMVCVPGRPMLELVDDSELTARKHLRVAAEPAAGKD; translated from the coding sequence ATGACGAAAAACCATGACCCGCAATGGGAGAACGCACTGACCGTCGTTCAGGACGTGCACCCGCCGTTCATCCCAGAGGGAGCCGATGTGATGACTGTCGTCATCGAGTACCCGCCGGGCAGTCCTGGGGCCCCACCGCACCGCCATCCGAGCGGGCCGGCGTTCGGTTACATGCTGGAAGGCGAGATGCTCTTTGAACTCGAAGGCGAGCCACCACGTGTCATCCGCGCGGGCGAAGCCTTCTGGGAGCCCGGCGGCGACGTCATCCACTACTCGGACGCCAACAACCGAGACGACGTCAAGAGCCGGTTCGTCGTCACGATGGTGTGCGTCCCGGGCCGGCCGATGCTCGAACTCGTCGACGATAGCGAACTGACCGCCCGCAAACACCTGCGGGTAGCGGCCGAACCCGCCGCCGGAAAGGACTGA
- a CDS encoding SDR family oxidoreductase, with product MSTATELSGQTALVTGGTAGIGLACARLLAGAGATVIVTGRDRRRGAAAVGQISGQASFVAADLSDAGAVQALVDRVGEVDILVNNAASFPGALTVDQDLTTFQTTFDTNVRGTYFLTAGLVPGMLRRRRGSIVNITSMVASKGVGGASTYGASKAAVEALTRSWAVEFGPFGVRVNSVAPGPTDTEGVVAQWGDTNDELGRALPLGRTARPEEIANAVLFLASPRSSFITGSTLHADGGGTAV from the coding sequence ATGAGCACCGCGACGGAACTCAGCGGGCAGACGGCGCTGGTCACCGGAGGCACTGCCGGGATCGGGCTGGCATGCGCCCGGCTGTTGGCCGGCGCCGGCGCCACCGTGATCGTCACCGGTAGAGACCGTCGGCGCGGCGCGGCCGCGGTCGGCCAAATCTCCGGCCAGGCGAGCTTCGTGGCAGCGGACCTCTCCGATGCCGGCGCGGTACAGGCACTGGTCGACCGGGTGGGTGAGGTGGACATCCTGGTCAACAACGCCGCCAGCTTTCCCGGAGCACTCACCGTCGACCAAGACCTCACGACGTTTCAGACGACGTTCGACACCAACGTGCGGGGAACGTATTTTCTGACCGCGGGCTTGGTCCCGGGCATGCTGCGCCGACGCCGGGGCAGCATCGTGAACATCACATCGATGGTCGCGTCCAAAGGGGTTGGCGGCGCATCCACCTACGGCGCGTCGAAGGCCGCGGTCGAAGCACTGACGCGATCGTGGGCCGTCGAGTTCGGCCCCTTCGGCGTGCGCGTCAACAGCGTTGCGCCCGGGCCCACCGATACCGAAGGCGTCGTCGCGCAATGGGGTGACACCAACGACGAACTCGGCCGTGCGCTGCCCCTCGGGCGCACCGCCCGCCCCGAGGAGATCGCCAACGCGGTGCTCTTCCTCGCGTCCCCCCGGTCGAGCTTCATCACCGGATCGACCCTGCACGCGGACGGCGGCGGGACCGCCGTCTGA
- a CDS encoding sigma-70 family RNA polymerase sigma factor — MTVTCVPRPTDSEAADRFARDAQPLFGALLRRARGLTKTTADAEDLVQDTLLHAFMGYHTFRDGTDFKAWLLRILYNRWVSGFRAKQRRPSEVPVDDVAEGDLAVSAARTSTASRSAESEALTRLPDGDLRSAMATLPEDFRTVLFYAEVQGHTYAETAMILNIPRGTVMSRASRGRARLRVALAASAYAPTAQIA, encoded by the coding sequence ATGACCGTCACGTGTGTTCCCCGGCCAACCGACTCAGAGGCCGCGGACCGGTTCGCCCGCGACGCACAACCCCTGTTCGGGGCCCTGCTGCGCCGGGCCAGGGGATTGACCAAGACCACGGCCGACGCCGAGGACCTGGTGCAGGACACCCTGCTGCACGCGTTCATGGGCTATCACACGTTCCGCGACGGCACCGACTTCAAGGCATGGCTGCTCCGGATTCTCTACAACCGCTGGGTGAGCGGCTTCCGTGCCAAGCAGCGCCGGCCGTCGGAGGTCCCGGTGGACGATGTCGCCGAGGGCGACCTTGCCGTCAGCGCAGCCCGGACATCCACCGCCTCGCGCTCGGCCGAGTCCGAGGCGCTCACCCGGCTGCCCGACGGCGACCTCCGTTCGGCGATGGCCACCTTGCCCGAGGATTTCCGCACGGTGCTGTTTTACGCCGAGGTCCAGGGCCACACCTACGCCGAGACCGCGATGATCCTGAACATCCCGCGCGGCACGGTGATGTCCCGGGCCTCCCGCGGCCGGGCGCGGCTGCGGGTGGCTCTCGCCGCCAGCGCGTACGCACCGACCGCTCAGATCGCATGA
- a CDS encoding LuxR family transcriptional regulator produces MSSDGRPEQLHGRTAECRKLQSVVSTVAGGDSQVLVLRGEAGVGKTALLGYLSERASALRVLHVAGVQSDMELAYAGLQQLCAPLLEHLGELPDPQRSALDVAFGRGVGDPPDRFLVGLAVLSLMAAAAQRQPLLCVVDDAQWLDQVTVQTLGFVARRLLAEPIGLVFDARDDGAQPLAGLPELTVRGLSDGDARELLDSVMLGGIDPPVRDRIVSETRGNPLALLEVPRNASATELAGGFYIAGSASAPGAIETRYVQRIQALPEPTRRLLLVAAAEPVGDAALFLRAAAALGIPIDALAPAEAAGVIEFGPRMRFRHPLLRSAAYRAADLADRRAIHRALADATDPDADPDRRAWHAANAAAGPDDAVAQELETSAARAQSRGGIAAAAAFLERSAILTADPDLRGARALAAAQAKRDAAAPAAARDLLDVAERGPLSGLQRAQVARLRAQMDFVRSRAGEAGAPSVRDTAQALLDAARALEHLDDYASRESYLEAIAALLYAGRLGDPRALTYAAQAALAALDREAELSRSVDFLLKGIAARITQGVGAGAESMRIGLDHMCIQAAADDRNVLRWLVPAFPILQESSAHELWDQATVQQLSAAAVRAARNAGALAILPRALVYQAGVHLLEGEFRTAATLVEEANAITSATDHYAAVKYHALMLTAWRGDAAEAERLIKATEADGISRGEGRVLGLTGYAAAVLYNGLGRYDEALAAARTVCEYQDIGFYSWCLYELVEAAARSGARDTAAAAIHDLADRAGASGTDWGLGALAAAQAMLADDEDADALFTEAIERLGRTTIAVHRARAHLVYGEWLRRVLRRADARRQLTEAHDMFVRMGAGAFAERARRELAATGEKVRAQQPASGGELTAQEAQIARLAGEGLTNQEIGAQLFISTHTVEWHLRKVFAKLGITSRRQLRAMSWAS; encoded by the coding sequence ATCTCGAGCGACGGACGGCCAGAGCAACTGCATGGCCGTACCGCCGAGTGCCGAAAGCTGCAATCGGTGGTCTCCACCGTCGCCGGTGGTGATTCGCAGGTACTGGTGCTGCGGGGCGAAGCCGGTGTGGGCAAAACGGCGTTGCTCGGGTACCTCTCGGAGCGGGCGTCGGCGCTGCGCGTCCTGCACGTCGCCGGCGTTCAGTCGGACATGGAGCTCGCGTACGCCGGCCTGCAGCAACTGTGCGCGCCGCTCCTCGAGCACCTCGGTGAGCTCCCGGATCCGCAACGTTCGGCGCTCGACGTCGCCTTCGGTCGCGGAGTGGGCGATCCGCCTGACCGGTTCCTGGTGGGTCTGGCGGTGCTGAGCCTGATGGCGGCTGCCGCGCAACGTCAGCCCCTGCTGTGCGTGGTCGACGACGCGCAATGGCTCGACCAGGTGACCGTACAAACCCTGGGCTTCGTGGCGCGCCGCCTGCTGGCCGAGCCGATCGGATTGGTGTTCGACGCCCGCGATGACGGCGCCCAGCCGCTCGCCGGGCTTCCTGAGCTGACCGTCCGCGGGCTGTCCGACGGCGATGCGCGCGAGCTACTGGACTCGGTCATGCTCGGCGGCATCGACCCGCCCGTACGTGATCGCATCGTATCCGAGACCAGGGGCAATCCGCTTGCGCTGCTTGAGGTTCCGCGTAACGCATCGGCCACCGAGCTCGCCGGCGGCTTCTACATCGCGGGCTCGGCATCGGCGCCGGGTGCGATCGAGACACGTTATGTGCAGCGAATCCAGGCGCTTCCGGAGCCGACGCGTCGGCTGCTGCTGGTGGCGGCGGCCGAGCCGGTCGGCGATGCGGCATTGTTCCTGCGCGCCGCCGCCGCGCTGGGTATCCCCATCGACGCGCTGGCGCCGGCCGAAGCCGCCGGCGTGATCGAGTTCGGACCGCGGATGCGGTTCCGGCACCCGCTGCTGAGGTCCGCGGCCTACCGCGCCGCCGATCTGGCCGACCGCAGAGCGATCCACCGCGCTCTGGCCGACGCCACCGACCCCGACGCGGATCCCGATCGGCGCGCGTGGCATGCCGCCAACGCTGCGGCAGGACCAGATGACGCGGTGGCGCAGGAGCTGGAGACGTCGGCGGCGCGGGCCCAGAGCCGTGGCGGAATCGCCGCGGCGGCAGCGTTTCTCGAGCGCTCCGCGATCCTGACAGCCGATCCGGACCTGCGCGGCGCGCGGGCGTTGGCTGCCGCCCAGGCCAAGCGGGATGCCGCGGCGCCGGCCGCCGCCCGTGACTTGCTCGACGTCGCGGAGCGGGGACCGTTGTCAGGGCTGCAACGGGCTCAGGTGGCGCGCCTGCGAGCCCAGATGGACTTTGTCCGCAGCCGAGCCGGGGAGGCGGGAGCGCCGTCGGTGCGCGATACCGCGCAGGCACTGCTGGATGCCGCTCGCGCGCTGGAACACCTCGACGACTACGCATCTCGAGAGAGCTACCTCGAAGCGATCGCGGCGCTGTTGTATGCCGGACGCCTCGGTGACCCGCGGGCGCTGACCTATGCCGCGCAGGCGGCCCTAGCCGCACTGGACCGTGAGGCCGAACTGTCCCGTTCGGTGGACTTCTTACTCAAGGGTATCGCCGCGCGTATCACCCAGGGAGTCGGCGCAGGGGCCGAATCGATGCGAATCGGCTTGGATCACATGTGCATTCAGGCCGCGGCCGATGACCGCAACGTCCTGCGGTGGCTGGTACCGGCGTTCCCGATCCTGCAAGAATCGTCGGCCCACGAACTGTGGGACCAGGCCACCGTGCAACAGCTCTCCGCCGCGGCTGTGCGCGCTGCGCGCAACGCCGGTGCCCTTGCCATCCTGCCGCGTGCGCTGGTGTACCAGGCCGGCGTCCACCTGCTCGAAGGCGAATTCCGCACGGCAGCAACACTTGTCGAAGAAGCCAACGCGATCACGTCCGCCACCGACCACTACGCGGCGGTCAAGTATCACGCATTGATGCTCACCGCCTGGCGGGGCGACGCGGCCGAAGCCGAACGGTTGATCAAGGCCACCGAAGCGGACGGAATCAGCCGGGGTGAGGGCCGGGTTCTCGGGCTGACCGGGTACGCCGCGGCGGTGCTATACAACGGACTCGGCCGCTACGACGAGGCGCTGGCCGCCGCCCGGACGGTGTGCGAATACCAGGACATCGGCTTCTACAGCTGGTGTCTGTACGAACTGGTCGAAGCGGCCGCACGCAGCGGCGCGCGGGACACTGCGGCCGCGGCGATCCACGACCTCGCCGATCGCGCGGGAGCAAGCGGAACCGACTGGGGCCTGGGCGCATTGGCCGCGGCCCAGGCGATGCTCGCCGACGACGAGGACGCCGACGCGCTTTTTACCGAAGCCATCGAGAGGTTGGGGCGCACCACGATCGCTGTGCACCGGGCCCGCGCGCATCTCGTGTACGGGGAGTGGCTGCGACGGGTGCTTCGCCGAGCCGACGCGCGGCGGCAGCTGACCGAGGCTCACGACATGTTCGTCCGGATGGGTGCCGGCGCTTTCGCCGAGCGTGCCCGCCGCGAGCTGGCGGCCACCGGAGAGAAGGTGCGCGCGCAGCAGCCGGCCTCGGGCGGTGAGCTCACGGCGCAAGAGGCGCAGATCGCGCGACTGGCCGGCGAAGGCCTGACGAACCAAGAGATCGGCGCGCAGCTGTTCATCAGCACGCACACCGTCGAGTGGCACCTGCGAAAGGTGTTCGCCAAGCTCGGCATCACCTCACGCAGACAACTGCGGGCGATGTCCTGGGCAAGTTAG
- a CDS encoding SDR family oxidoreductase gives MKIVVIGGTGLVGSKVVQNLTARGHDAVAAAPSTGVNTITGEGLAEVMAGASVVVDVSNSPALDDSAIEFFRTATTNLLTAEQNAGVTHHVALSVVGTDKLALQSGYFQGKLLQEKLISEGPIPFSIVHATQFFEFVNTLADAATEGDTVVLPPKYFQPMAAADVAEGIVIAAVGEPVNGSAEIGGPDMVLLADLIGTALTARGDSRKVVTDPAASYWGVDIDERTLVPGPGATLFDTRFEDWLLESAAKS, from the coding sequence ATGAAAATCGTCGTAATCGGTGGCACCGGCCTGGTGGGCTCGAAAGTTGTGCAGAATTTGACCGCGCGTGGTCACGATGCCGTCGCCGCAGCCCCCTCGACGGGGGTGAACACGATTACGGGCGAAGGTCTCGCCGAAGTGATGGCGGGTGCCTCCGTTGTCGTCGACGTCTCCAATTCCCCGGCGCTGGACGACTCGGCGATCGAATTCTTCCGCACCGCCACCACGAACCTGCTCACCGCCGAGCAGAACGCCGGGGTTACCCACCATGTCGCGCTATCCGTGGTGGGCACCGACAAGCTCGCTCTGCAGAGCGGCTACTTCCAGGGCAAGCTGTTGCAGGAGAAGCTGATCAGTGAAGGCCCGATTCCGTTTTCGATCGTGCACGCGACCCAGTTCTTCGAGTTCGTCAACACGCTTGCCGATGCCGCGACCGAGGGTGACACCGTGGTGCTGCCGCCCAAATACTTCCAGCCGATGGCCGCCGCCGACGTCGCCGAGGGGATCGTCATCGCCGCCGTCGGTGAACCGGTCAACGGCAGCGCCGAAATCGGCGGCCCCGACATGGTCTTGCTGGCCGACCTCATCGGCACAGCGCTGACCGCCCGCGGAGACAGCCGTAAGGTCGTCACCGATCCGGCTGCGTCGTACTGGGGTGTCGACATCGACGAGCGCACGTTGGTCCCCGGCCCGGGCGCCACACTCTTCGACACCCGATTCGAGGATTGGCTTCTCGAATCGGCCGCCAAGTCGTAG
- a CDS encoding cutinase family protein, translating into MIGRLGSAVLAAGMALAGLTAATASAAPGCADYHWIGAAGSGQRDSANLTANGGMGSVVYQSYQQLKAQLAADGRTIDAEAVQYPAAPVPLEGGISGWLGFLGSVGDGTDATEKQYKAFTERCPDTKVVLAGYSQGAMIVHRNLYDLADDPHLAAALLIADGDRLPVDTTIKLGSTAVALGHGEGVAQDHSFLASTNTSPLPPAIGTRTISVCDVGDPVCDYNPDTGKISDAAIAIHTSYAPALSGPHAWGTPLYTLVTATQTAAPTELSAHTA; encoded by the coding sequence GTGATTGGGCGCCTGGGATCGGCCGTGCTGGCCGCGGGTATGGCACTGGCCGGGCTGACGGCCGCAACCGCGTCGGCGGCGCCGGGGTGCGCGGATTACCACTGGATCGGTGCCGCCGGCTCCGGTCAGCGTGACAGTGCCAACCTGACCGCCAACGGCGGGATGGGCTCCGTGGTGTACCAGTCCTACCAGCAGCTCAAGGCGCAGCTCGCCGCGGACGGCCGAACCATCGACGCGGAGGCCGTCCAGTATCCGGCGGCCCCGGTGCCGCTGGAGGGCGGAATCAGCGGCTGGCTGGGCTTCCTCGGCAGTGTCGGTGACGGTACCGACGCGACCGAGAAGCAGTACAAGGCGTTCACCGAGCGGTGCCCGGACACCAAGGTGGTCCTGGCCGGCTACTCGCAGGGTGCGATGATCGTCCACCGCAACCTGTACGACCTGGCGGATGATCCGCATCTGGCCGCAGCACTGCTGATCGCCGACGGCGACCGGCTGCCGGTCGACACCACGATCAAACTGGGGTCGACGGCCGTCGCGCTGGGCCACGGGGAGGGCGTCGCGCAAGACCACTCGTTCCTGGCGTCGACCAACACCTCCCCGCTGCCGCCGGCCATCGGCACCCGGACCATCAGCGTGTGCGATGTCGGCGACCCGGTCTGCGACTACAACCCCGATACCGGGAAGATCTCCGATGCGGCGATCGCCATCCACACCTCGTACGCGCCCGCCCTCAGCGGCCCGCATGCGTGGGGCACGCCGCTCTACACCCTGGTGACAGCGACGCAGACCGCCGCGCCGACGGAGTTGTCCGCCCACACCGCCTGA
- a CDS encoding FAD-dependent monooxygenase: MRDSDYDHAVVIAGGGPTGLMLAGELALAGVDVAIVERRTSQQVIGQRAGGLHCRTIELLDQRGIADRFLAAGQAVQVAGFAQIRLDISDFPTPHPYGLALWQNDIERLLAEWVEELGVPVRRGMEVTGFAQAASGVDVELSDGGGLRAGYLVGCDGGRSLVRKAAGIGFPGWEPTTTYLIAQVEVRDEPKWGIHRDALGIHGLDRQNDTEPVRVMVTERTVGPSTEPTLDDLSAALVAVYGTDFGIHSPTSIARFTDAARQADTYRDGRILLAGDAAHIHHPIGGQGLNTGLQDAVNLGWKLAQVVDGTAPDTLLDTYHAERHPVGARVLQITMAQMALLGTDDRTKALHDNISEMLGMEEPRKRFAARMSGLDIRYDLGSGHPLLGRRMPDLAVRTAAGPARVFELLHGARPVLLDLGEPGGVDLTGWGDRVSLVSAQYHGGWELPALGEVSAPTAVLIRPDGHVAWVGQGSVQGLTEALTSWFGPPM; the protein is encoded by the coding sequence ATGCGTGATTCTGACTACGACCATGCCGTGGTGATCGCCGGGGGAGGGCCGACCGGGCTGATGCTCGCGGGCGAGCTGGCGCTCGCCGGGGTGGACGTCGCGATAGTCGAACGCCGAACCAGCCAGCAGGTGATCGGCCAGCGGGCCGGCGGTCTGCACTGCCGCACGATCGAACTGCTCGACCAGCGGGGGATCGCCGACCGGTTCCTGGCGGCCGGGCAGGCAGTTCAAGTCGCCGGGTTCGCGCAGATCCGGCTGGACATCAGCGACTTTCCCACACCCCATCCCTACGGATTGGCGTTGTGGCAGAACGACATCGAACGGCTCCTGGCCGAGTGGGTCGAGGAACTGGGGGTTCCGGTCCGCCGAGGAATGGAGGTGACGGGTTTCGCCCAGGCTGCGTCCGGAGTCGACGTCGAACTCTCCGATGGTGGTGGCCTTCGCGCCGGGTATCTCGTCGGGTGCGACGGCGGTCGCAGCCTGGTTCGCAAGGCGGCCGGCATCGGCTTCCCGGGCTGGGAACCCACGACGACGTATCTGATCGCTCAGGTCGAGGTCCGCGACGAACCGAAATGGGGTATTCACCGCGACGCCCTCGGTATCCACGGGCTAGACCGGCAGAACGACACCGAACCGGTTCGGGTCATGGTGACCGAGCGCACCGTCGGGCCGTCTACCGAACCCACGCTCGACGACCTGAGTGCGGCACTTGTGGCGGTGTACGGCACCGACTTCGGGATTCACAGTCCCACCTCGATAGCCCGGTTCACCGATGCGGCGCGGCAGGCGGACACCTACCGTGACGGCCGGATCCTGCTTGCCGGCGACGCCGCGCACATCCACCACCCGATCGGCGGCCAGGGCCTCAACACCGGTCTGCAGGATGCGGTCAACCTGGGGTGGAAGCTCGCCCAGGTGGTCGACGGAACCGCGCCGGACACCCTGCTCGACACCTACCACGCCGAACGGCACCCGGTGGGTGCGCGCGTACTGCAGATCACGATGGCGCAGATGGCGTTACTGGGCACAGACGACCGCACAAAAGCGTTGCACGACAACATCTCCGAGATGCTCGGCATGGAGGAGCCGCGCAAGAGGTTCGCCGCTCGGATGTCCGGGTTGGACATCCGCTACGACCTCGGATCGGGTCATCCTCTGCTGGGACGACGGATGCCCGACCTCGCCGTTCGCACGGCCGCCGGACCGGCCCGCGTTTTCGAACTCTTGCACGGTGCGCGCCCGGTGCTCCTCGACCTCGGCGAGCCGGGCGGCGTCGACCTCACCGGTTGGGGGGATCGAGTCAGCTTGGTCAGCGCGCAGTACCACGGCGGGTGGGAGCTGCCGGCGCTCGGTGAGGTGAGCGCGCCCACCGCGGTGCTGATCCGCCCGGACGGGCATGTCGCATGGGTCGGCCAGGGTTCGGTGCAGGGGCTCACCGAGGCGCTGACCAGCTGGTTCGGCCCCCCGATGTAA
- a CDS encoding LLM class flavin-dependent oxidoreductase, with translation MRIGVGLPNHVAGVNGAAIGPWARRAEERGFESLTTIDRLLYPSLDSIIALSVAAGATSTLGLVTNVLLAPLYSAPVLAKQLGTLAACAGARLTVGIGVGSRADDYDAVGVDFTKRGRILDEQLVTMRRGWSADAGLCPAPVQIPLLFGGRSEATIRRATTIGDGWVAGALRDFNTQSAFAERIRAGWQAAGRPGTPQIHASVNFALGDGNAVQRGREHLGRYYGFKPDYAKLNVDDMIHSADDARAAVRGYRDLGFDRLLFHPAVASIDQVDLLADAVL, from the coding sequence ATGAGAATCGGTGTCGGGCTGCCAAACCACGTCGCAGGTGTCAACGGTGCGGCGATCGGTCCGTGGGCCCGTCGCGCCGAGGAGCGGGGGTTCGAGTCACTCACGACCATCGACCGGCTGCTGTACCCGAGCCTGGACTCAATCATCGCGCTGTCGGTGGCGGCGGGTGCGACGAGCACGCTCGGGCTGGTGACGAATGTGCTTCTGGCACCGCTGTATTCGGCACCTGTGCTCGCAAAACAACTCGGCACTCTGGCGGCCTGTGCGGGCGCCCGTCTGACGGTCGGCATCGGAGTCGGATCGCGGGCCGATGATTACGACGCGGTCGGCGTGGACTTCACCAAGCGGGGACGCATCCTCGATGAACAGCTGGTCACGATGCGGCGCGGTTGGAGCGCTGATGCAGGGTTATGCCCTGCGCCGGTGCAGATTCCACTGCTTTTCGGCGGACGGTCCGAGGCCACGATCCGCAGGGCCACCACCATCGGCGACGGTTGGGTGGCCGGGGCGCTGCGCGACTTCAATACGCAGTCGGCATTCGCCGAGCGGATACGTGCGGGTTGGCAGGCGGCGGGGCGACCGGGAACGCCCCAAATTCACGCCTCGGTGAACTTCGCGCTTGGCGATGGCAACGCAGTGCAACGAGGACGAGAACACCTTGGCCGCTACTACGGCTTCAAACCGGACTACGCAAAACTGAACGTGGACGACATGATTCACTCCGCCGACGATGCGCGTGCGGCGGTACGCGGGTACCGCGACCTCGGTTTCGACCGGCTGCTCTTTCATCCCGCTGTCGCGTCGATCGACCAGGTCGACCTACTTGCCGACGCTGTGCTGTAG